The Arachis hypogaea cultivar Tifrunner chromosome 16, arahy.Tifrunner.gnm2.J5K5, whole genome shotgun sequence genome contains a region encoding:
- the LOC112697719 gene encoding uncharacterized protein, whose product MASVRLSFTPPSSLPATFSRPPAPKPSLMTPSHIPPLVSNKVLVKCLVMNEKLLIDALKEGSSNPAHVEICVRDYTIANESSNYSEQSAVGKTRTEKRREEKTERCELQNWGLGF is encoded by the exons ATGGCGTCTGTGCGATTGTCGTTCACGCCACCTTCCTCTCTTCCGGCTACCTTCTCACGACCACCGGCCCCCAAGCCCTCTTTGATGACGCCCTCTCACATCCCTCCACTG GTTTCAAATAAAGTGCTGGTAAAGTGCCTCGTCATGAATGAGAAGTTACTCATTGATGCCTTGAAGGAAGGGTCTTCTAACCCTGCACACGTTGAGATTTG TGTTAGGGATTATACTATAGCAAATGAAAGTAGCAATTATTCTGAGCAGAGCGCTGTGGGGAAGACAAGAACAGAGAAACGAAGAGAAGAGAAGACAGAGCGTTGTGAGCTTCAAaattggggattagggttttaa
- the LOC112697718 gene encoding ribosomal RNA-processing protein 8, translated as MTKSERKKRNKKSKDEQRFTADTAKLRKFKEPSKSSTFLDKMKARLSGGHFRMINEKLYTCTGKEALNYFQEEPSLFALYHAGYKMQMSNWPQQPVNVIIDWLKKKTPSLVVADFGCGDALIAKSVENKVYSLDLVSNDPNIIACDMSNTPLDDSSIDVAVFCLSLMGTNYQSYIKEANRVLKPGGWLLIAEVKSRFDPNTGGANPEKFTNAISELGFKSVKKDFSNKMFILFYFTKKDKQNFKRKEIEWPLLKPCLYKRR; from the exons ATGACGAAGAGTGAGCGAAAGAAACGAAACAAAAAGAGTAAAGACGAGCAACGATTTACTGCGGATACTGCTAAGCTCAGAAAGTTCAAGGAACCATCCAAATCCTCTACTTTTCTGGATAAA ATGAAAGCAAGATTGTCAGGTGGTCATTTCAGGATGATTAACGAGAAGCTCTACACTTGCAC TGGGAAGGAGGCGCTAAATTATTTCCAAGAAGAACCATCGCTATTTGCCCTG TATCATGCAGGATACAAAATGCAAATGTCAAATTGGCCTCAACAGCCAGTTAATGTGATTATTGATTGGCTAAAAAAGAAGACCCCTTCATTGGTCGTAGCTGATTTTGGTTGTG GGGATGCACTCATTGCTAAAAGCGTGGAGAATAAAGTCTACTCTCTCGATCTCGTCTCCAATGATCCTAACATAATTGCTTGTGACATGTCAAAC ACACCGCTTGATGACTCATCTATTGACGTTGCTGTCTTCTGTCTTTCTTTGATGGGAACCAACTACCAAAGTTACATCAAAGAAGCAAACAGGGTGCTTAAGCCAGG TGGCTGGCTGTTGATAGCAGAAGTAAAGAGCAGGTTTGATCCAAACACTGGAGGAGCCAACCCTGAGAAGTTTACGAATGCTATTTCTGAGTTAGGTTTCAAGTCTGTAAAAAAG GACTTCTCAAATAAAATgttcattctcttttactttaCAAAAAAG GATAAGCAAAATTTTAAAAGGAAAGAAATCGAATGGCCTTTGCTTAAACCTTGTTTGTACAAGCGCCGTTGA
- the LOC112697720 gene encoding uncharacterized protein, translated as MKSFLNDGNNTTTTTTTNHDDDSNNHNWLMGFSLSPHHHHHNMKMEVPNDHNHNHHHHHHHHQYYHHLHHPSSTASTPSSLFYLSPSQLNNASSTMCYAENPSPFHSSPSLAMMPLKSDGSLCIMEALTTSQTQVMVPSSSCSSPKLEDFLGGATMGAHEYGEHEREAMALSLDSIYYNTNTNNSHHHHHHHQNSEAENNNRQQHCSSNSSLDLILSDPFKQQGHNSNNHHHEHDHDVNQYYSALGCSNDGSTSILPFVEEEEEETTKEPHHHHHQHQMHQEQENNNCFIRNWVNGNNNNNNNGMVESVNVNVNGGGGNLKTLSLSMSPGCSSTSQSSSSHVSVSTTHNHNQITAGSSSSNSCKAMVEVAKNNKRGHNNSSKQTVHRKSIETFGQRTSQYRGVTRHRWTGRYEAHLWDNSCKKEGQTRKGRQGGYDMEEKAARAYDLAALKYWGPSTHINFPLENYQNELEEMKNMNRQEYVAHLRRKSSGFSRGASMYRGVTRHHQHGRWQARIGRVAGNKDLYLGTFSTQEEAAEAYDVAAIKFRGVNAVTNFDISRYDVERIMASNTLLAGELARRNNNEQPKAIEAVPAPAPATTLEYNVVTSHINKKKELVEVEGCNTNSNNIENGSDEWKKIGFNDDYRNCQNFCGGGTLQDLIGIQNPNMGGTHFSNPSSLVTSLSNSSREGSPVHMNKNNNSSHHQNVFHQKVNNNNVVSPIIVANNTSTTSVVSSWFPSPPLQIRSTMSPMPIFAAWTEP; from the exons ATGAAGTCTTTCTTGAATGATGGAAAcaatactactactactactactactaatcaTGATGATGATAGTAACAATCATAACTGGTTGATGGGTTTCTCTCTCTcaccccaccaccaccaccacaacatGAAAATGGAGGTTCCCaatgatcataatcataatcatcatcatcatcatcatcaccatcagtattatcatcatcttcatcatccttcAAGCACTGCCTCAACACCAAGTAGCTTATTCTACTTGTCACCTTCACAGTTGAATAATGCTTCTTCAACAATGTGTTATGCTGAAAACCCTTCTCCCTTTCACTCTTCTCCTTCTCTGGCTATGATGCCACTCAAATCTGATGGCTCACTCTGCATAATGGAAGCTCTCACTACATCACAAACCCAAG TGATGGTGCCAAGTTCTTCATGTTCATCTCCAAAGCTTGAGGACTTTCTAGGTGGTGCAACAATGGGAGCTCATGAATATGGTGAACATGAAAGAGAAGCAATGGCTCTAAGCTTAGACAGCATTTACtataacaccaacaccaacaatagccatcatcatcatcatcatcatcaaaattcTGAGGCTGAAAACAACAACAGACAACAACATTGTTCTTCTAATTCTTCTTTGGACCTTATTCTCTCAGACCCTTTTAAGCAGCAAGGGCATAATAgtaataatcatcatcatgaaCATGATCATGATGTGAATCAATACTATTCAGCACTTGGCTGCAGCAATGATGGTTCTACTAGCATTCTACcatttgttgaagaagaagaagaagaaacaacaaaggaacctcatcatcatcatcatcaacatcaaatGCATCAAGAACAAGAGAATAATAATTGCTTCATCAGAAACTGGGTTAAtggaaataataacaataataataatggaatgGTGGAAAGTGTTAATGTGAATGTTAATGGTGGAGGTGGGAATTTGAAGACTTTAAGTCTTTCAATGAGTCCTGGTTGTTCATCTACTTCTCAATCATCATCAAGCCATGTAAGTGTTTCAACAACTCATAATCATAATCAGATCACagcaggttcttcttcttcaaattcttGCAAGGCCATGGTGGAAGTTGCAAAGAATAATAAGAGAGGACACAATAATAGTAGTAAGCAAACTGTTCATAGGAAATCCATTGAGACATTTGGTCAAAGAACTTCACAGTACAGAGGTGTAACAAG GCATAGATGGACCGGAAGATATGAAGCACATTTGTGGGATAATAGTTGCAAAAAAGAAGGGCAAACTAGGAAAGGAAGACAAG GTGGCTATGATATGGAAGAAAAAGCTGCAAGGGCTTATGATCTTGCAGCCCTTAAGTATTGGGGACCTTCAACACACATAAACTTTCCG CTTGAAAACTACCAAAATGAActtgaagaaatgaagaacatGAACAGGCAGGAATATGTTGCACATTTGAGAAG AAAAAGTAGTGGATTTTCAAGGGGAGCTTCAATGTATAGAGGGGTGACAAG GCATCACCAACATGGGAGATGGCAAGCAAGGATAGGCAGAGTAGCGGGAAATAAGGACCTTTATCTTGGGACATTCA gtactcaagaagaagcagcagaagcatATGATGTGGCTGCAATCAAATTCCGTGGGGTGAATGCAGTCACAAACTTTGACATTTCAAGATATGATGTTGAAAGGATCATGGCTAGTAACACCCTACTTGCCGGAGAATTAGCCAGAAGGAACAACAACGAGCAGCCGAAGGCGATCGAGGCGGTGCCGGCACCGGCCCCGGCAACAACCCTAGAGTACAATGTTGTAACAAGCCACATCAACAAGAAGAAGGAGTTGGTAGAAGTTGAAGGTTGTAACACCAACAGCAACAACATTGAAAATGGTTCAGATGAATGGAAGAAGATTGGATTTAATGATGATTATAGAAATTGTCAAAATTTCTGTGGTGGTGGGACCCTACAAGATCTAATTGGCATTCAAAACCCTAATATGGGAGGGACTCATTTTTCAAACCCATCTTCACTAGTGACAAGTTTGAGCAACTCATCAAGAGAAGGTAGCCCCGTTCACATGAACAAGAACAACAATAGTAGTCATCACCAAAATGTGTTTCATCAAaaggttaataataataatgttgttaGCCCTATTATTGTTGCCAATAATACTAGTACTACTAGTGTTGTTAGTTCTTGGTTCCCTTCACCGCCTCTTCAAATTAGGTCTACTATGTCTCCCATGCCCATTTTTGCGGCTTGGACTGAACCCTAG